A portion of the Synechococcales cyanobacterium CNB genome contains these proteins:
- a CDS encoding sulfotransferase codes for MLDSFKPLLRSAKLRVIRARAERLARRPAPKGGGALTPPAFIVGCGRSGTSILGVALREHPAVWYLREPYHLWANVDRRLDVTNLHYRGKARLFMDAADATPESQERFNRLILGARLRAGRPALIEKTPHNVYRIGLIEAFTGGAARWVHIVRDGVDVARSIHRLATTQPYRMAGHADYNQWWGRDHLKWRRLAEEGPPRGYFPDEVARLATDAQKGAYEWLTSLGEADRWRAVLADRLLEITYPQLTADPEGTLRLIAVHVGTEAPAPWLDAASTMISAERRNEGTPLLLPPAMASRFNELQARYGFPGRARTEERA; via the coding sequence GTGCTCGACTCCTTCAAACCCCTGCTCCGATCCGCCAAGCTGCGGGTCATCCGCGCCCGTGCCGAGCGCCTCGCACGCAGACCAGCCCCCAAAGGGGGGGGGGCGCTCACCCCGCCCGCCTTCATCGTCGGCTGCGGCCGATCCGGCACCTCGATCCTCGGCGTCGCCCTCCGCGAGCACCCCGCCGTCTGGTATCTCCGCGAGCCGTACCACCTCTGGGCGAACGTTGACCGTAGGCTCGACGTAACCAACCTCCACTACCGCGGTAAGGCACGCCTGTTCATGGACGCCGCCGACGCCACGCCCGAGTCGCAGGAACGATTCAACCGTCTGATCCTCGGCGCTCGCCTCCGCGCAGGCCGCCCCGCCCTCATCGAGAAGACCCCGCACAATGTCTACCGCATAGGCCTCATCGAAGCGTTCACCGGGGGGGCGGCACGATGGGTTCACATCGTCCGCGACGGCGTGGACGTCGCTCGTTCGATCCACCGGCTCGCCACCACGCAGCCCTACCGCATGGCCGGACACGCCGACTACAACCAGTGGTGGGGTCGCGACCACCTGAAGTGGAGACGCCTCGCCGAGGAAGGGCCGCCGCGCGGCTACTTCCCCGACGAGGTTGCGCGCCTCGCCACCGATGCGCAGAAGGGCGCCTACGAGTGGCTCACCAGCCTCGGCGAGGCCGACCGCTGGCGCGCCGTGCTCGCCGACCGTCTGCTCGAGATCACCTATCCGCAACTCACAGCCGACCCCGAGGGCACGCTGCGCCTCATCGCCGTGCACGTCGGCACGGAAGCACCCGCGCCGTGGCTCGACGCCGCCTCGACCATGATCTCAGCCGAGCGCCGCAACGAAGGCACGCCCCTCCTGCTCCCTCCCGCCATGGCATCGCGCTTCAACGAACTCCAGGCCCGCTACGGATTCCCCGGTCGCGCACGGACGGAGGAGCGCGCGTGA
- a CDS encoding glycosyltransferase, producing the protein MKVVHVELTMRLADGGVVVAVMDLCREFAARGHSVTLLACDDTDVPDAWRAGAPGSPRLLRLEPPSLPIGLFSPGQLRAARDAIAGADVLHLHGAWTPSNVQFAAIARRAGVPYVVSIHGMLDDWCMAQKRLKKSLHLALAGRRTLERAGAVHCTAAAELEQSRKRFPRARAAVIPLFLDLEPFRDPPGPEEARAAFDSLANEGPHVLFLSRLHPKKGLELLIDAANLLRTRGRACTLTVAGSGDPAYERSLRERVRSLDLDDRVRFVGFVGGRLKISLLRACDLFVLPSSQENFGYVLFEAMAAGTPVVASRLIDTWPELVESGGAAVVDRDPGAIADAITTLLDDPGRRAAMGSAGRAWVTRNLNPDAVIARFESLYAELASKTRRTEPR; encoded by the coding sequence GTGAAGGTCGTCCATGTCGAACTCACGATGCGCCTCGCGGACGGCGGCGTCGTCGTCGCCGTCATGGACCTCTGCCGCGAGTTTGCGGCCCGCGGGCACTCGGTCACCCTCCTCGCCTGCGACGACACCGACGTGCCCGACGCCTGGCGCGCCGGCGCACCCGGCTCGCCTCGACTCCTCAGGCTCGAACCGCCCTCGCTGCCGATCGGACTCTTCTCCCCGGGCCAACTCCGCGCCGCCCGCGACGCCATCGCCGGCGCGGACGTGCTCCACCTCCACGGCGCGTGGACCCCCTCGAACGTCCAGTTCGCCGCCATCGCCCGACGCGCCGGCGTGCCCTACGTCGTCAGCATCCACGGCATGCTCGACGACTGGTGCATGGCGCAGAAGCGGCTCAAGAAGTCCCTCCACCTCGCGCTCGCCGGGCGGCGCACGCTCGAACGCGCCGGCGCGGTTCACTGCACCGCCGCTGCCGAACTCGAACAGTCCCGCAAGCGATTCCCCCGCGCCCGCGCCGCTGTCATCCCGCTCTTCCTCGACCTCGAACCCTTCCGCGATCCCCCCGGTCCCGAGGAAGCACGCGCGGCGTTCGACTCGCTCGCAAACGAAGGGCCGCACGTCCTGTTCCTCAGCCGCCTTCACCCGAAGAAGGGCCTCGAACTCCTGATCGACGCCGCGAACCTCCTCCGCACGCGCGGCCGCGCCTGCACGCTCACCGTCGCCGGCTCCGGCGATCCCGCCTACGAGCGATCTCTCCGCGAGCGTGTCCGCTCGCTCGACCTCGACGACCGGGTCCGCTTCGTAGGCTTCGTCGGCGGCCGCCTCAAGATCAGCCTCCTCCGCGCCTGCGACCTCTTCGTCCTCCCATCCAGCCAGGAGAACTTCGGCTACGTCCTCTTCGAGGCGATGGCCGCGGGCACGCCGGTCGTCGCGTCGCGCCTCATCGATACCTGGCCGGAACTCGTCGAGAGCGGCGGCGCGGCGGTCGTCGATCGTGACCCCGGCGCAATCGCCGACGCCATCACGACGCTGCTCGACGATCCGGGCCGACGTGCCGCGATGGGAAGCGCGGGCCGAGCGTGGGTCACGCGGAACCTCAACCCCGACGCTGTCATCGCCCGATTCGAAAGCCTGTACGCCGAACTCGCCTCAAAGACGCGACGCACGGAGCCTCGATGA
- a CDS encoding glycosyltransferase, producing MNVTHYFHRLRLEGGGPVRGVLDLSAALHARGHRVTILTCDASDAPDDWKHENASSPRVLTLPPAGLPGGLFTPSQARRLDDALQGSDVVHLHGVWTPSNVQVASACRRAGIPYVWSIRGTLDDWCMGERAVKKRLFLAAGAGRSLARAAAIHLTAEDELRQASRWFPRELGVVIPNLLDLEPFRSLPGPGLARERFAQIDPARPTVLFLSRVHYKKGVPLLIDAAADLIASGTDLTVLIAGNGENAYLDRLRAHAARRGVESRVHLVGFVSGALKLSLYQAADIFVLPTSQENFGFVLFESLACGTPLVTTRGVDTWPELVESGGGVIADASPPAIADAMRDLLADRDRLRSMGASGRRWVFERLEPVAILARFEAMYARAVGR from the coding sequence ATGAACGTCACGCACTACTTCCACCGGCTGCGGCTGGAAGGCGGCGGGCCGGTACGCGGCGTGCTCGACCTGTCCGCCGCCCTCCACGCACGCGGACACCGCGTCACCATCCTCACCTGCGACGCCTCCGACGCTCCCGACGACTGGAAACACGAGAACGCCTCCTCGCCGCGCGTGCTCACGCTCCCGCCCGCCGGCCTGCCGGGCGGGCTGTTCACGCCCTCGCAGGCGAGGCGCCTCGACGACGCGCTCCAGGGAAGCGACGTGGTCCACCTCCACGGCGTCTGGACACCATCGAACGTGCAGGTCGCCTCCGCCTGCCGGCGCGCAGGCATCCCCTACGTCTGGAGCATCCGCGGAACACTCGACGACTGGTGCATGGGAGAACGCGCCGTCAAGAAGCGGCTCTTTCTCGCCGCCGGTGCCGGCCGCTCGCTCGCCCGCGCCGCCGCCATTCACCTCACCGCCGAGGACGAACTCCGGCAGGCGAGCCGATGGTTCCCACGTGAACTCGGCGTCGTCATCCCCAACCTCCTCGACCTCGAACCCTTCCGCTCTCTCCCCGGCCCCGGCCTCGCGCGCGAGCGCTTCGCCCAGATCGACCCCGCGCGCCCGACCGTGCTCTTCCTCAGCCGGGTCCACTACAAGAAGGGCGTTCCGCTGCTGATCGACGCCGCCGCGGACCTCATCGCGTCCGGCACGGACCTCACCGTGCTGATCGCCGGCAACGGCGAGAACGCATACCTCGACCGTCTCCGTGCGCACGCCGCTCGGCGCGGCGTCGAATCACGCGTGCATCTCGTCGGGTTCGTCTCCGGTGCGCTCAAGCTCTCGCTCTACCAGGCCGCGGACATCTTCGTCCTTCCCACCAGCCAGGAGAACTTCGGCTTCGTGCTCTTCGAGTCGCTCGCGTGCGGCACCCCCCTCGTCACCACGCGCGGCGTGGACACCTGGCCCGAACTCGTCGAGTCCGGCGGGGGCGTCATCGCCGATGCGTCGCCGCCGGCGATCGCCGACGCGATGCGCGACCTGCTCGCCGACCGGGACCGCCTCCGATCGATGGGCGCGTCAGGCCGCCGATGGGTCTTCGAGCGGCTCGAACCCGTCGCGATCCTCGCTCGCTTCGAGGCCATGTACGCCCGTGCCGTCGGCCGCTAG